ACCGGCAAATCATAGCAATCAAGACACTAGCCCTCCCTGGGACTCCAAGAGAGCTCATCTTTGCGGAGTCGGTATAGAGACAGCGAAAAATCATTTTCAACTGAAACCATCGCCTATCATCAAACGCTTCGAGTTTAACACAAGGTGTCAAAATGAAGGAGAATCTGTGGTTAGCTTTGTGACGGCTTTGCGAAAATTTGCCGAGTATTGTGATTATGGGATTATGGTGCCGTATTGAATAATATGCTTCGACACAGAATTGTGTGTGGCATACGCAGCAAATGAGTGCAATAAAGGCTACTGCAGGAGGCTGGGTTGACCTTCGAAAGAGCTTTGGAGATTGCCCAAGCTACAGAGACAGCAGAGAATGACTCCAAGCGGCTATAAGTAAAAGATAAACCTATTTCAGAAGGAGACGAGAAGCCAGTCTACAAGGTACAGCAGCATCCTCGACGAGGCCGGAGACCACAAGAAAGGGGAAGACAAGCATTCGAGAAGACTTGTTACCGATGTGGAGGCAAGAACTCAGCAGCTCAGTGCAAGTTCAAAGAATATGAGTGCCATTTCTGTCACAAGGCCTTGCCTCAGTTTGTCGCAAAAGAAAAGACAATGTATCTGAAGAAAGCGCAAAAACAGTGAGGACAGTCCAGGTGACGAATATTATTTACACAGTATTGGTGGAGGAAGTACAGACCCAATATTAGTGGAGATTTCATTGAATGGGACTGATGTCCAGATGGAAGTCGATACAGGAGCATCTGTCTCGCTTATTAGCGAAGAAACTTTGAGCTTAATAAAGAACGAAAACACGTGTATCACTAAGGTGAAAGACAAGCTTCTCACCTATACGGGGGAACGAATTGCCGTACTGGGCACAGTCAATGTTGAAGTCCAATATAGGGGTGAAACGCACACCATACCCGAGCGCACCAACCTTTGCTAGGGCTGTCAAAAGTGCAACTTGAGTGGCAACGCATTCTAACGATTCTACCTGAACGTATACAGACTTCAAGACATTCTAGACGAGCATTAAGATGTATTCAGACCAGAACTGGGGAAGATGAAGGGTGTCAAAACCAagatccatataattatggaggcATAAGAAACACCCAAGTTCTTTAAGGCCAAAACTGTGCCGTATTCAATGCGGGCTAAACTGGAAAAGGAGTTGGACCAGCTACAGTCTCTGGGAGTGATCAAACCAGTCCAATTTTCAGATTGGGCAACGCCCGTAGTTCCTGTCAACAAGGACGATGGACGGGTACGACTATGTGGAGACTACAAAGTCACACTGAATCGAAGCTGAAGGTGGATAAGTATCCCCTACGAGAATTGAGGATCTTTTTGCTTCTCTTTCTGGTGGAAAGAAGTTCACAAAGCTATACCTGAAACATGCGTACCAGCAGATTGAACTGGACGAGGAGTCAAAACCATTAACAACCATTAACACGCACAAAGGTCTATTTCAGTACGATCGCTTACCTTTTGGAGTTTCGTCCGCACCATCAATTTTTCAACGAGTGATGGAAAATCTATTGCAAGGGATACCTGGAGTGTGTATCTACATAGACGACATATTGATCACAGGTCACACGGAAGAGGAGCACTTGGAGCACCTGACAGAAGTCCTTACCAGATTGTCAAAAGCTGGGCTCACCCTCAAGAAGGCAAAGTGCTCATTCTTTTTGGATTCGGTGGAGTACCTTGGACACATAATCAGCAAGGATGAACTGCACACATCGGAGTCGAAGgtcaaggctgttttagaggcACCCTCTCCGAAGAATGTGCCAGAGCTGAGGTCGTTTTTAGGTATTGTGAATTATTACGGCAAGTTTCTGCCCGACCTGGCCTCTGCTCTGGCTCCACTATATGCCCTACTccagaagaagaagaagtgGAAATGGGGTTCAAAACAACAACAAGCCTTTAACCATGTGAAGAACCTCCTGAATGCCTCAAGAGTACGAGTTCATTTCGAACAAGTTACCGTTGGTTCTGTCGTGCTGAAAAAGAAGAGAAACAATATTGCACTTGTTTCTTTATCTTGCAGTTTATAccaatacatgcagtataactTTGTAAGTGAGCCAAACAACAGGTATTCTGCATGGTAATAAGTCTTAGCTGTGAGCTGGCTAAGGCTATGGCTATATAGAGTCActttcaatttgttttatTGTCTTTTTATTGCCAAAGCTTTTCCTCGCATTACGTTGACTAGGTAGCCCTATAGTAAAATACCAGTATAACGTCTGATTTGACGTCTGGTTTGATGTCTGGGTATCACATGTTAGGTGTTCATTTTGTCTATAAAGTCACTATTTgtttttattattttttgtccTGATGAATCGCTCAATGCGAGGAAAAGCTTTGACAATAAAAAGACAataaaacaaattgaaagTGACTCTATATAGCCATAGCCTTAGCCAGCTCACAGCTATTTACCTAAAGTACATGAGGTATAAAGAATGAATGCTAtgtgcacacacgcacacaccttGCATGCTGACTGTTTGTTGCATGGTATGATCTCATGTgctgttattattatgccGTGCAATTTGTAAAAAATATAAAAATTTGTTCAAACATAATTACACATACAGAGTCAATTTGGAGTTTCTCACTTGACTCAGGTGATAGTTCAGTCTTGAGCTTCTTAGTTGGTTGTTCCAGTAGATGTGATTGCTCAACGATTGATAGTCCACCTAGACGTGATAGAGTATCGGACTCCTCTAATGTTGGGAGTGAGGCATGATGTGAAGTGTGTGAATACATTATAGACATGTGACTATACCTTGTGATCCGCTGTGAGTTTCCATTAGATCAGATCTACGAGGATGCAAGTAGACTGGCTCCTTGAGATGGTCGATCACAGTCATGGTAGCAGTGTGTGGAAGCTTGTCGCTAATTGAAGTAAAGATCTCTTGCACAGATATAGAAGGGTGTGCCAGTTTGTCCTCTACGATGCGTGTCACCCTCAACCTATCACCGAGATCATCGCATGCAATATAACCAACAATGTAATTTTGCCCGAATGGTTCAATGAAATGTAGAGGTTCAGAAAAGTTTGAAATAATAAACAGGAATATCTTTGGGTTGTCAGCAAGGTGTGTGGCCATAGGAGGGAATAGTGGTGCTATAATATCTTCCTTGATGTTGATGTAACCACATTCAGTGAGCAAAATAAGATTATCCCTTCCAACTCCAGATACCATCACTATTATGGGATGGTGTTTCAGCTCCACAAGATCTAcagcttgcatgtgtgactttAGGGATAGTATATCTCGAGGCTCGTAAACAGCAAATCTCAATTTCCTCGTGAGCACGTCCGTTAGGTCCAACaacgataatacaacaataaccAGTCCACGATGATTAGGTCCGAGATTGATTGTTCGCTTCATTTCATCTGCTAtcctttgatgtggtttaAGAGAGGTCACAGCTCCAGCTTCAATCATAGGACTACCAGATCCTGATTGACCTGATTGACTAACCTGTAGAGAAAAAATTCATCGAATAAGGGGAAAAATTAAACACATACCTTTGTCATTGGATAGAGACATTCTCCTTCAAGTGATAGCTTGAGAATATTGTTGCTTAAACAGAACGAAGACTTTTTCTGCACTTGATCACTGATCATTGCTCCTACAGCAGCAGGAACTAGCCATGTAACCAGTAGTGAGCTCTCCTGAAGGTCAAACAAAGAAAGGGCTAGCTGGGAGAGCAAGAAATCACTAGCAAAACGTTTCCTGTACGTCTCTAGATTTTCAAGAGTTGCAGTCTGAACATCAACATCAAACTTCACTGTTAGACGAGAGTGATTTGCAGGAGGATCTGAAATTTTCGGAAGATGGTCAAGTGCTTCGCTAACGGGCGTTTTCATTCTGAACTGTCTCATGTCTTCTGCATAGCTGCTCATGTCTCGTTTCAGACTATCACTACCAAATTGCTCTATGATATGCTCAAGAAGGCTGAAATCAATAAAGCTTAAGTAGAAATTGAGATGCAGAAAGATGCTTTCGTTTGACTTAGCTTCTTCAAACAAGAAATACTTCGATATGATAAAATCTTTGTTTTCGTTTTGTGATAGGGCATGGTAAATTCATGAGTGTTTGGCGGAACTCAGTCACAGGTATTCGTTTCTCAGTTATCTCCTCGAGAGCTATCTTTCGTAGATCCCTAAACCTCCTATCAAATTCTTTTATGAGGTCAGCAGTTGTAGTGcctaataaaattaatgacatgCATACCATTATATCAAAAGTACGTTAAAAGATTGCCTGTCGCCAAGGAACTCGGTTCAACTGGGTCACTGATCAGTGGCCCTGTCAGAGGTgataccttaatgttactattatagacgagTAGtaatttcagatttttctctgttttttagggtactaattttggcggatttgacAAATTTAttaccacaataataattatctcaaaagatgtacaagtatgagttttaaggttgaatagagtcaaaaaagggctagcttgcttagcatactctcaaaagtacatccaaaagtacattaaaaaaaaaaaagaagaaaaaaactattttttttttaatgagattcttaattgcgttttattattagcgccTACTTAATTTACAAATTCGCAGTATATACctgtttataatagtaacaataaggtagTCTATCTATGGTCATGAGGAACATAATATAAAGTGCTTGATAATGTtgaatccataattatactgagctaCTAACCTGGTGCAGGTGACAAGGACACAGCCTCTTCTTTATTCAGCTCACTGGCTTGTGACTGGATGACTGGAGCACAAGAAATGATGAAAACACAGATTGTAGCTGTTTATAAAGTAACTCACAAGTCCTACACACTTGGTCAGCCAAAGCTCCTTCACGACAACCAATCAAAATCTCCAACAACGACCGATAAGCGAAGTCACGGATGACATTTTCCCATTTTCTCAAAGCTTCACACATGGCCAGTTGATTGCCATTACGCTTAGAGGCAATGGTCTCTAGATCTGCTATATCGGCATTATTGAGATCAAACCCTGGCTTTCTATAAACAAACTTATCATAGCTGCCAAGTAAACCAGCCAGGCTCCACAATTGTTTATGCTCAATTCTTTTGTCTAGCTGGGTGTCTGTTACCCCAGTCTTCTGCTTCAGAATGTCGATATCAATATTGAGTTGGCTATCATgatcttgtagccattgtgtatagatctatatagatctagatacaCACCTTATTTCTGCATTCctaattaattatgcctcgaggcgtagccgcatgtGGGATATGACTGTGCGCGTAGCCATCCCcggatgttttctatttgaacgctaggtcgataaCATACAGCACTGTTTCACACTATAGTAGCTCCTCTAGTTTCTATAAGGGAAAAACTGATATCGATATTGTGGTCTACCAAGTTCTATTGTATATTCCTTCTATATGCGATCCTATCTGtgcctgtgtatatatacacatacttCTCCGCAAAGTCACAGAACAAGCCAACAGCAGCAGCTTGGAGAGCCATCATTAACATCACTTTGATTGGTGGTCTAAAGAATGAGACTACTGAGAATGGCAGGAAGTGGTACTCTTTGTTTGGGTACCCAGTCATCCCAAAATATGTTCGAGCTATTGGAATATTTGCAATAGCACTATGGCTATCTCTATAGCAGCCACTTTCTGGTTGAATTTTATGATCAAGaatacatacaaaataatacaaaataatacaaAAGAATGTAGGAATGGAATTGACTGTTTCTTTGATAATAGTTCAAGAATACCCGATTGTCGCGATGTCGATAGTGTCAACCTGAGAATCCAGTGTTATCAATTTGATTTCGTCAATGGAGCTGGGACGGCTGGAGGTATACTTGCTAAAACCATAACAATTATTTTATGGACAATTGAGTGCACAAATGTGGCTCAATAAAAACATTTCCAAATCAGAAAGTAAACAAAAAATAAGAAGAGGTGTTTCAAAGCTCTGTCTTATCTACTCTAGGATTTGTacctacagtagactctcgttattccggctctctgaagtacggccacctcgatataccggccatttggcttggcacggaatgctagctatatgtttactgcacaaaactcaccctgaagtacggccactcgctattccgttaaccggccagtgctggctgtcccaaacaaggttttcaatgtaattttatacttaTATTAccgccggatatgacgtttgggtgtggtttaacaaataaaattggattacacttaaatagagaacagaatgattcttaagccgcggctatttcctgagatgcagccacctcgttattccggccaagctgcatggtcccaagggtgacctgattaacgagagtctactgtatatggtTGTCATTACAACCTTTCTTCTGTTAAGCATAATAAAGATTATTCTTATACTGCCATGCCTAATTACCTAAACGCTCTCCTTTATGTAATCCCTCTTCTAATTCTTTCATCCTACCCGCTGTGCAAGAAAACTCGGCTATCCATGCACTGACCCAGAAGAGGGCAGTCCAGTACCTGATTTTTATACACTCTTGAGTAGAAGACGGCGATCATAAGTACCtcaccatagcaacactgAGGGGTCAACTGATAGTGGTCGGAGGTGAGGACAAGTCTACTAAAGAGATAACGAATACCATCCTAACATTCGATGAGAGCTCTCGACAATGGGTCCAGTCACTTTCCCCCATGCCAAAAGCATTAATGTGCCCAGAAGTTCTTGGATATCAAGACCATCTGATTGCTATCGGTGGACGTGACTTAGAGGACCATAAGATATCTGATGTGAACATTCTGGATACCAGAAACAAATGGATCACAGCCGAACCACTTCCCAGCACTGATGATGTCTACAGCACTTGCCTAATTGGAGACACACTGTATCTTGTAGGTAAACGCACTAAAGCAGTGTTTCGAGCTCATGTACCCTCCCTCATATCACGAGCCAGTTCTGGTGTGTGGGAATCTGTTGCAAATGTTCCATTTTATTGGTCGTCTCCCATCGCCATCGGTAACACTCTCCTGAATGCGGGGGTAGTAGTGATGAAGAGCTAGGAGATAATGCTATCTCAAGTATCCATCTGTACGATCCCACCAaagaccagtggacacaatGTAGTAACCTTCCAAAGAAATGTACAGCTATCATTGCATTGAACTGTCTGGCAAACTGTATGTACTTGGTGGTGATATAAGTAGCGGCACTATAAAATATGTGTACTCATCAATCCCGTCCATTACACATTAATAGTTAAGATGTGTGAGTTTTTATTTTTGTAAAATTAAATGTTATGACTGACAGTTCATGGGAAAACGTGGTGTATACAGGGAATATTTTGTGTGAATTGAGTGTGTTTCTtgtttatgataattatcatgttgACGAAATTGAAAGTGTATTATGGTTGACATAATGGGTCGTTTTCCTGTTTTAAGGCAAGTTGGGCCTATTTTATAGACGCTTCAGTGACTTCCTGCATGTGAACTACCCTTAAAAGAAGAAACTTGAAATTAAGAATGTGAAAAACAATAAAGTTATTTCTGATCTTCCCATACAggatatctataattataaggtacACTACTAAGGCACACTACTAATGGTACATTAATAACTGTTAACAAAACTAAGGGCACCAATAACTATAGTCCTCAGTGTGTATACGtgtatgtaatagttgtaccatgggtgtattggatttgtactaccaagggcagttctatgtattccccaagggaatacatagaactgcaCGAGGTAGTAAAATAACAATACAAACGCATGCAGATATCCACGGTACAGGTTACTGCTGGtagcttgtactatgaacaCGTATTGGAATTAAAAGCTGTTAtccaacccatttacaactgagtagtatagtaaacactctttgatccctgccgtgcatgcactgtgcacattttgtgtgcatgtgcttgcGCTTGATAAACCACATTTAGAACTTCAGTCACAGTATAGTGTTGTAAAAAAGAGAGGCTCCTTTATGGGTGGAGGTGGGCTTTAGGCTGACCACAGTCAGTGCCCTATATAgggtacatgaatgtacaccCTAGTAGGgtacatgggatttgtaccctggagtatcctgagagtttcaatggatattccttagtgtcagagcacatcatcACGGTACAAATAGCTATGTAAGTGCGTATCATGGTAATTTTATtaatacactgcatgtatgactGTAATAACTTTTTTCCTATAGAATAAtgatatatataaatataaaaGAGAAGTCTATTCTGCAGGACAGAGGAATTCAATTAGAGAAcgttgataattattttgttccATTTTTGTACCATTGAAAACAagaaaatgcttgtcacaaatggtgcaatctgattggttactgAGAGGTCCCTTATTTTACTTAGAGACCTCAGTAGAGGTCTTCTACGGaggttcattataattatgtacttgcCTATGGAAATGTATGTTGAAGTTATAGTAACCATGCAATACtgcatcataaaaattattgtcataaaaattaattttttattgACTGTGTTCTgcagtgcagctttgcagcttttatctcactcttgcagctaccgaTAGCTAGTGCgcgctctagtgcagagctaattaCTAAGTATAGAATAGCAACTTTCTATTAGCAATTTTTGCTATGCATGATTCTCAAGAGACGGAAACGGCCTTCAATGTGACTTTTTATGTAGACTTAGCCAGAGCGAAGCTTTAATGTTGCTTGAGACTTGTAGAAACGTTTCTCCGTCCTGTTAATAGTTTTGAATCCATCGGGGCAGTGATGACTAGGATCTGTCATGTCGAGATGTGAGCTATCCTCATCCAAGCACCACTTGTGTCACAGCTGCAATTCCTGAGAGTAGTATCGCAATAAACCTTCGTCAATGAACCACTGCCATTAATAGACCTCAGCATCCAGAACTCTCCTGGAGTGTTTTCTGGAATGTCGTTACAGGAGCTGATTGGAGTTAAGAACCTAGTCGACAAAACTTGCTCCTCTAGGCCTCGAAGACTTAGCCGAGTGTTTTCAATCACTTTAAGCAGAGTCTCATTAATCGCACTTTACTCCATCTGTAAACTATGAAAGGCATTGTTTATCGCGAACTGTTCAATTCAATTCCACTTCTAACTCCATTATTCGAGTTGTCAAACTCTTTATTTGATCTTGATATTTGACATTTAGAGCATGAATATCTTCGGCAGTATTGTTATGAAGAGCTTGAATATCCTCTGATATGGTAGCACTCTGGAACTGACCGTAAGTAAAAAAGGAGACAGCAAGAAGGACCGACACtatgttgcccagtgagtgggaagatcaaagcaatccagtgctctgtatatggcatTTTCTTCACtataccatagcaaccatatattgcactgcattatatggcataatgcactgggattatatgcacttgcactgtgtgtaaatgcagtagattttgAGAAAGAAATCTACTTATGCCTTACCCTCCCACCCTAAATTTTGATCCCTTTCATAGACTACTatgaagaaaacctaaaacgTTACTATGAAATTCAGCAAAAGTAATGAATTCACTAAAATTCCATTCAAAACAATTTTAGAGAAAAATTGAAAAAAAGCCCATCTTGTACTGTATTGACACAGTTTGGAAAGCTCAATGTACTGTGTCAATACAGTACAAGGTGGGCTTATTTTTGCGAGggtactgtacgtacatggctatgagtgcaacaagctgtttattggcccGTAGTAGATTGTGAGGTTATATTCCTTTGATTTCAGAGATCAAAAGGCAGATACAGGCATgctgtttgtgtacatgccaGTAATGATACAAGAGTACCCATGCACAAACATATAGACCATACAGCAGCTGTAAGAACATGCACATTTAAGCATGAGGTATAAAGAATGAGTGCTatgtgcacacatgcacacaccttgCATGCTGACTGTTTGTTGCATGGTATGATCTCATGTgctgttattattataccatgCAATTTGTACAAAAATATAAAAAATTTTTTCAAACAGAATTACATATACAGATATACAGGTAAGTTGAAGATGCATGAGGTAAGCACTATAAGTCTTCATCAATTTGGCGTTTCTCACTTGACTCAGGTGATAGTTCCGTCTTGAGCTTCTTAGTTGGTTGCTCCAGTAGATGTGATTGCTCAATGATTGATAGCCCACCTAAACGTGATAGAGTATCGGACTCCTCAGATGATTCTAATTTTGGGAGTGAGGCATGATGTGAAGTGTGTGAATACATTATAGACATGTGACTATACCTTGTGATCCGCTGTGAGTTTCCATTAGCTCAGATCTACGAGGATGCAAGTAGACTGGCTCCTTGAGACGGTCGATCATAGTAATGGTAGTAGTGTGTGGAAGCTTGTCGCTAATTGAAGTAAAGATCTCTTGCACAGATATAGAAGGGTGTGCCAGTTTGTCCTCTACGATGCGTGTCACCCTCAACCTATCACCGAGATCATCGCATGCAATATAACCAACAATGTAATTTTGCCCGAATGGTTCAATGAAATGTAGAGGTTCAGAAAAGTTTGAAAATAATAAACAGGAATATCTTTGGGTTGTCAGCAAGGTGTGTGGCAATAGGAGGGAATAGTggtgccataataattatcttccTTGATGTTAATGTAACCACATTCAGTGAGTAGAATAAGATTATCCCTTCCAACTCCAGATACCATCACTATTATGGGATGATGTTTCAGCTCCACAAGATCTAcagcttgcatgtgtgactttAGGGATAGTATATCTCGAGGCTCGTAAACAGCAAATCTCAATTTCCTCGTGAGCACGTCCGTTAGGTCCAACaacgataatacaacaatagccAGTCCACGATGATTAGGTCCAAGATTGATTGTTCGCTTCATTTTATCTGCTAtcctttgatgtggtttaAGAGAGGTCACAGCTCCAGCTTCAATCATAGGACTACCAGATCCTGATTGACCTGATTGACTAACCTGTAGAGAAAAAATTCACCGGATAAGGGGAAAAATTAAACACATACCTTTGTCATTGGATAGAGACATTCTCCTTCAAGTGATAGCTTGAGAATATTGTTGCTTAAACAGAATGAAGACTTTTTCTGCACTTGATCACTGATCATTGCTCCTACAGCAGCAGGAACTAGCCATGTAACCAGTAGTGAGCTCTCCTGAAGGTCAAACAAAGAAAGGGCTAGCTGGGAGAGCAAGAAATCACTAGCGAAACGTTTCCTGTACGTCTCTAGATTTTCAAGAGTTGCAGTCTGAACATCAACATCAAACTTCACTGTTAGACGAGAGTGATTTGCAGGAGGATCTGAAATTTTCGGAAGATGGTCAAGTGCTTCGCTAACGGGCGTTTTCATTCTGAACTGTCTTATGTCTTCTGTATAGCTGCTTATGTCTCGTTTCAGACTATTACTGCTCTATGATATGCTCAAGAAGGCTGAAATCAATAAAACTTAGGTAGAAATTGAGATGCAGAAAGATGCTTTCGTTTGACTTAGCTTCTTCAAACAAATACTTTGATATGATAAAATCTTTGTTTTCATTTGTGATAGGGCATGGTAAATTCATGAGTGTTTAGCGGAACTCAGTCACAGGTATTCGTTTCTCAGTTATCTCCTCGAGAGCTATCTTTCGTAGATCCCTAAACCTCCTCCTATCAAATTCTTTTATGAGGTCAGCAGTTGTAGTGcctaataaaattaatgaaatgTATACATACCATATCAAAAGTACGTTAAAAGATCACCTGTCGATCGCCAAGGAATTCGGTTCAACTGGGTCACTGTCAGAGGTGAtcccttaatgttactattatagacgggtagtaattttagcgtttttagatttttctctgttttttagggtactaattttgtgCGTACTTAATTTACAAATTCGCTGAAATTAGTACccatttataatagtaacaataaggtagTCTATCTATGGTCATGAGGAACATAATATAAAGTGCTTGATAATGTtgaatccataattatactgagctaCTAACCTGGTGCAGGTGACAAGGACACAGCCTCTTCTTTATTCAGCTCACTGGCTTGTGACTGGATGACTGGAGCACAAGAAATGATGAAAACAC
The Halichondria panicea chromosome 11, odHalPani1.1, whole genome shotgun sequence DNA segment above includes these coding regions:
- the LOC135343986 gene encoding uncharacterized protein LOC135343986, translated to MVINCMAMCEALRKWENIIRDFTYQSLLEILIGRREGALADQVCRTFIQSQASELNKEEAVSLSPAPGTTTADLIKEFDRRRFRDLRKIALEEITEKRIPVTEFR
- the LOC135343975 gene encoding uncharacterized protein LOC135343975, which codes for MSSYAEDMRQFRMKTPVSEALDHLPKISDPPANHSRLTVKFDVDVQTATLENLETYRKRFASDFLLSQLALSLFDLQESSLLVTWLVPAAVGAMISDQVQKKSSFCLSNNILKLSLEGECLYPMTKVSQSGQSGSGSPMIEAGAVTSLKPHQRIADEMKRTINLGPNHRGLVIVVLSLLDLTDVLTRKLRFAVYEPRDILSLKSHMQAVDLVELKHHPIIVMVSGVGRDNLILLTECGYINIKEDIIAPLFPPMATHLADNPKIFLFIISNFSEPLHFIEPFGQNYIVGYIACDDLGDRLRVTRIVEDKLAHPSISVQEIFTSISDKLPHTATMTVIDHLKEPVYLHPRRSDLMETHSGSQEESDTLSRLGGLSIVEQSHLLEQPTKKLKTELSPESTRQNQR